The following coding sequences are from one Dinoroseobacter shibae DFL 12 = DSM 16493 window:
- a CDS encoding oligosaccharide flippase family protein — MLKAAGVVFASQGLVTVILFARNILIARLISVEDFGIASSFAIAFAFIESATNVGLNRLVVQDRDGDDQLFVDVLHLFQVVRGLLGAGVTLILAAPYAGLLNIPEVTWAFMALAWVPFIRGFLNLDMFRIQRRMDFQAFARASVLSALSSIPVVVLIYLIIGDYQTMLWAIIGHQTVLVVLSHLMAKRPFGLAFEPTILRRALGFGTPLLLNGLVMFTVINGDRLIVGNQLGVETLAWFSAVFMITYTPTTVMANTMQSVLLPRLSGLQNTREEFLVAAEDAMALGFLIGIVVAVGIALFGPILLLLAFGNKFAPGLEILLLMGVVQAVRISKLGLSMIALARGTTTNMLYANLARLLVLPAGLGALMLGHGIEGLLLASLGGELLGLLVSKVLLHRQIEPSLKVPWILVGLSGLTFGLILVLDALHPPTVEILGNVYPAQLALLILVGLAALSTRPVRNLVRGKKHPAQAQKPEKP; from the coding sequence ATGTTGAAGGCTGCGGGGGTGGTGTTTGCAAGCCAGGGGCTGGTCACGGTGATCCTGTTTGCTCGCAATATACTTATCGCACGGCTTATTTCGGTGGAGGACTTCGGTATCGCGAGCAGTTTCGCGATCGCCTTTGCCTTCATCGAAAGCGCTACGAATGTGGGGCTCAACCGGCTGGTCGTCCAGGATCGGGATGGGGATGATCAGCTTTTCGTCGATGTGCTTCACCTGTTTCAGGTGGTCCGAGGTCTGCTAGGCGCCGGGGTCACGCTGATCCTAGCCGCACCCTACGCTGGGCTGCTGAACATCCCCGAGGTGACCTGGGCCTTCATGGCGCTGGCGTGGGTACCTTTCATACGCGGGTTTCTCAATCTCGATATGTTCCGCATTCAGCGCAGGATGGATTTCCAAGCCTTCGCGCGAGCGAGCGTCCTGTCGGCTCTGTCGTCGATCCCGGTGGTGGTGCTGATCTACCTAATCATCGGGGATTATCAGACCATGCTTTGGGCGATCATCGGGCATCAGACAGTGTTGGTGGTCTTATCGCATCTGATGGCCAAAAGGCCCTTCGGCCTCGCTTTCGAGCCCACGATCCTGCGCCGGGCCTTGGGGTTCGGCACGCCGCTTCTGCTGAACGGACTGGTGATGTTCACAGTGATCAATGGCGACCGGCTGATCGTCGGGAACCAACTAGGTGTCGAGACGCTTGCCTGGTTCTCTGCGGTGTTCATGATCACCTACACACCTACAACCGTCATGGCGAACACGATGCAATCAGTCTTACTGCCGCGCCTATCGGGGCTTCAGAATACACGGGAGGAGTTTCTTGTCGCCGCCGAAGATGCAATGGCCTTGGGATTTCTGATCGGGATCGTGGTGGCGGTCGGGATCGCTCTCTTCGGACCGATCCTGCTTCTGTTGGCGTTCGGGAACAAGTTCGCACCCGGCCTAGAGATCCTCCTGCTGATGGGTGTCGTGCAGGCCGTGCGCATCAGCAAGCTAGGTCTATCGATGATTGCCTTGGCCCGCGGAACCACCACCAATATGCTCTATGCCAATCTGGCGCGCCTTCTCGTGCTTCCCGCAGGCTTGGGCGCGCTGATGCTCGGACATGGGATCGAAGGCTTGCTGCTCGCCTCCCTGGGTGGAGAACTGCTGGGTCTGCTGGTCTCCAAAGTCCTGTTGCACCGCCAAATCGAGCCTTCCCTGAAAGTGCCCTGGATACTCGTGGGGCTGTCGGGACTGACCTTCGGCTTGATCCTGGTGCTAGACGCGTTGCATCCGCCAACGGTTGAGATCTTGGGCAATGTTTATCCCGCACAACTCGCCCTACTAATCCTTGTCGGATTAGCCGCCTTGAGCACACGCCCTGTACGCAACCTAGTGCGGGGTAAGAAACATCCTGCTCAGGCACAAAAACCGGAAAAACCTTGA
- a CDS encoding right-handed parallel beta-helix repeat-containing protein: MSGSSYFKDYTAHQNATILVSSTEELNAAVAELAGTTGGTVLLSGEAGPYRLDARNLGDSAESAVLITSQDSNNPAQLKQVYIDNSVYLSLTDVTIDSGDYGFERSGHLHDIYVKSGAHLQFVDLTMTSTAEAPLGFDDDTVKAEDAVYLRNASDVLFADSTISNYYHGISLAGVRDTIVTGNDISALQGDGIRGGGVNNVLVSDNHIHDFLGATNEYNHPDMIQFWTGFPEGMTNTDLTITGNLLNAGEGSAAQGILVQNEAFDDAGDPLEGVYGQNLTITDNVIHSGMSNGIGIIGYQGVEVANNSVLWNEGAVLSQTADAVPASNPPWILVRNSLEVETAGNVAHLVRIETEDQAETNYFLDYDNPSAPNYAYAHVIGLAADGQTDVYDLQFRPDSPLNGVSGAEASTWTPSEAPVNAVISQQPSLEDRAAVELSARYSTVDGQLVDPETAQVFWTLADGTVLEGLEVTVTFDTPGLHEVTLDVLAPDGSSDSATRSVDIRGNGLFEADFARSETFGDGVEIVDPNGEAFSKKGVFTLDGDSVFEVTRGNPEFETLHTLSMDVSFKPDAFEKNGWLVKWLKAVDLRVTDEKGLWLKIETDADVYEIRTEGNLLEKGEWADIAVDFDSHAGQMRLSLDGEELGRTDVEGTISGSQYDLTLGEGRGRSAEGEIDYFSMTTPPAGSVLEIGDRFPEEPEEPEELEPPVSEEEPEEPVAPSVAEEEEPEGVLIQRFLESFFAFFGGRQATEDPAPALQDDTGTITLENVSTFFREDLAEQRIPPDEEDPAEDENDFLAA; this comes from the coding sequence ATGTCAGGTTCCTCCTACTTCAAGGATTACACTGCCCATCAAAACGCCACCATCCTTGTTTCCAGCACAGAAGAACTCAATGCCGCTGTGGCGGAGCTTGCTGGCACGACCGGGGGTACGGTTCTGCTCTCGGGTGAGGCTGGTCCCTACCGATTGGATGCGCGCAACCTCGGCGATAGTGCCGAGAGCGCGGTTCTGATCACCTCCCAAGACTCGAACAACCCCGCGCAATTAAAGCAGGTCTATATCGACAACAGTGTCTATCTCAGCCTGACCGATGTGACGATCGATAGCGGGGATTACGGATTCGAGCGGTCAGGCCATCTCCATGACATCTATGTAAAGTCCGGAGCGCATCTGCAATTCGTCGATCTGACCATGACCAGCACTGCCGAAGCCCCCCTCGGCTTCGATGACGACACCGTGAAGGCCGAGGATGCCGTCTATCTGCGCAATGCCTCGGACGTTCTATTCGCCGACAGCACGATCTCGAATTACTACCACGGTATCAGTTTGGCAGGGGTACGCGATACGATCGTAACCGGCAACGACATCTCCGCCTTGCAGGGGGACGGTATTCGCGGCGGCGGCGTGAACAATGTTCTGGTCTCGGACAATCACATCCATGATTTCTTGGGTGCGACCAACGAGTACAACCACCCAGACATGATCCAGTTCTGGACCGGGTTCCCAGAGGGGATGACCAACACCGACCTGACGATTACCGGTAACCTGCTCAATGCGGGCGAAGGCTCCGCTGCTCAGGGCATTCTCGTACAGAACGAGGCCTTCGATGACGCGGGAGACCCTTTGGAGGGAGTTTATGGTCAAAACCTGACGATCACGGACAATGTCATCCATTCGGGCATGTCTAATGGCATCGGGATCATCGGATACCAAGGGGTCGAGGTTGCCAACAATTCGGTGCTTTGGAACGAGGGCGCCGTGCTGTCCCAGACGGCTGATGCCGTACCGGCCTCCAACCCTCCCTGGATCTTGGTACGCAACAGCTTGGAAGTCGAGACCGCTGGCAATGTCGCTCACTTGGTCCGGATCGAAACCGAGGACCAGGCCGAGACCAATTACTTTCTGGACTACGATAATCCGAGTGCGCCGAATTATGCCTATGCCCATGTGATCGGCCTTGCCGCCGATGGCCAGACGGACGTCTACGACTTGCAATTCCGGCCCGATAGCCCACTCAACGGGGTCTCTGGCGCTGAGGCCAGCACTTGGACGCCCAGCGAGGCCCCGGTGAACGCCGTGATCTCCCAGCAGCCCAGTCTCGAGGACCGCGCAGCGGTGGAGTTGTCGGCCCGCTATTCGACTGTGGATGGACAACTGGTTGATCCCGAGACTGCACAAGTCTTCTGGACCTTGGCCGATGGCACCGTCCTGGAGGGCCTGGAGGTCACGGTAACTTTCGACACGCCGGGGCTGCACGAGGTCACGCTCGATGTCCTTGCGCCTGATGGCAGTTCCGACAGCGCCACGAGATCCGTCGACATCCGCGGAAACGGCCTGTTCGAGGCGGATTTCGCCCGTTCCGAAACCTTTGGCGACGGTGTCGAGATTGTCGATCCCAATGGCGAAGCGTTCTCCAAGAAGGGCGTGTTCACTCTGGATGGCGACAGTGTTTTCGAGGTGACCCGCGGAAACCCAGAGTTCGAGACGCTTCATACCCTGTCCATGGACGTCTCATTCAAACCGGACGCGTTCGAAAAAAACGGCTGGCTGGTGAAATGGCTCAAGGCGGTCGATCTGCGGGTGACAGACGAGAAGGGGCTATGGCTCAAAATCGAGACCGATGCCGACGTTTACGAGATCCGCACCGAGGGTAACCTTCTTGAGAAGGGCGAATGGGCTGACATCGCGGTCGATTTCGACAGCCATGCGGGGCAGATGCGCTTGTCTCTGGACGGCGAGGAACTCGGCCGGACCGACGTCGAAGGCACCATCTCGGGGTCGCAATACGACCTCACCTTGGGAGAGGGCCGGGGGCGCAGCGCCGAAGGGGAGATCGATTACTTCTCGATGACCACCCCGCCTGCAGGATCGGTGCTTGAGATCGGAGACCGGTTTCCGGAGGAACCAGAAGAGCCCGAAGAGCTCGAGCCGCCAGTGAGCGAGGAAGAGCCGGAGGAGCCGGTAGCCCCGTCGGTGGCTGAGGAAGAGGAGCCTGAGGGTGTGCTCATTCAGCGCTTTCTCGAAAGCTTCTTTGCTTTCTTCGGCGGACGCCAGGCCACCGAAGACCCAGCGCCGGCCCTTCAAGACGACACCGGCACGATCACCTTGGAGAATGTCTCCACCTTCTTCCGGGAGGATCTCGCCGAACAGCGGATCCCACCGGACGAAGAAGATCCCGCCGAGGACGAGAATGACTTTCTCGCGGCCTAG
- a CDS encoding glucuronosyltransferase, whose product MKKILALASAGGHWQQLMLMRPAFSAHDVVFATTLETLPEQFGAAPATIISDCNRHEKRAVLVCAWQVLRLLRRERPDVVISTGALPGVIALALGRVLGARTIWVDSVANADEMSMSGRYARRVADLWLTQWDHIARDSGAEFAGSVL is encoded by the coding sequence ATGAAGAAGATTCTCGCGCTCGCCTCCGCGGGGGGGCACTGGCAGCAGCTGATGCTGATGCGGCCTGCCTTCTCGGCACATGACGTGGTCTTTGCCACGACCCTGGAGACCCTGCCCGAGCAGTTCGGTGCAGCGCCCGCCACGATCATCTCCGATTGCAACCGGCACGAGAAGCGCGCGGTCCTGGTCTGTGCCTGGCAGGTTCTGCGACTGCTGCGACGGGAACGCCCGGATGTCGTGATCTCGACCGGGGCCCTGCCCGGTGTCATCGCCCTGGCCCTTGGCCGGGTTCTGGGGGCGCGGACGATCTGGGTGGATTCGGTGGCCAATGCGGACGAGATGTCCATGTCCGGACGATACGCACGTCGGGTCGCCGATCTCTGGCTGACCCAGTGGGATCATATCGCCCGGGACAGCGGGGCCGAGTTCGCGGGGTCCGTCCTGTGA
- a CDS encoding glycosyltransferase, with the protein MIFVTVGTQLPFPRLIAAMAEEAARLQLEVTAQVGPDPGTWPGLTVHAHLPPPRFEALFAAAEVVVAHAGIGTILSARRMGKPLIICPRDAARGEHRNNHQHATAQQVTDLPGLHVAWETSDLGPLLERRASLAPMHEAESAAHRALIVRLSGFIDAC; encoded by the coding sequence GTGATCTTCGTGACGGTGGGCACCCAACTGCCCTTTCCCCGGCTGATTGCGGCCATGGCAGAAGAGGCGGCGCGGCTGCAGCTCGAGGTCACGGCCCAAGTGGGACCCGATCCCGGGACCTGGCCCGGCCTGACGGTCCATGCGCACCTGCCGCCGCCGCGGTTCGAGGCGCTTTTCGCGGCGGCGGAGGTTGTGGTCGCCCATGCGGGGATCGGCACCATCCTGTCGGCGCGGCGCATGGGCAAGCCCCTGATCATCTGCCCGCGCGACGCAGCCCGCGGGGAGCATCGCAACAACCACCAGCACGCCACCGCGCAGCAGGTCACTGACCTGCCGGGCCTGCACGTGGCCTGGGAGACCTCGGATCTCGGCCCGCTGCTCGAGCGGCGGGCCAGCCTGGCGCCCATGCATGAGGCCGAAAGCGCCGCCCACCGGGCCCTGATCGTTCGCCTGTCGGGTTTCATCGATGCCTGCTGA
- a CDS encoding Coenzyme F420 hydrogenase/dehydrogenase, beta subunit C-terminal domain, with protein MPADTLGPASRVPPDSPALRRVQAGDLCAGCGGCASIAPDKLRMALVEPGFLRPVQSAPLSPVEEDTIAAICPGLGQRVEDAGRTPSVLWGPYLEMQTGWATDPDLRFAGSSGGALSMLLCHLLETGAVDGVIQTAAAPQLSIGNGTVLSTRSEGVLAAAGSRYAPSAPLEGLHARLTASPAQRFAFVGKPCDVAALRALQEQDPGLAARVPVLLSFFCAGVPSLRGGLEVLAALEAPYQDTVAFRYRGNGWPGYATATLADGTTRQMSYHDSWGRILSRHVQHRCKICADGTGTAADLVCADAWEADEKGYPLFDEQEGVSLIVARTVKGQQILAAAQAAGRLETAPFDPTILAAIQPGQRERRRALLARLAGLRVCGRPVPDYRGLTLKAAAAQNPLGRNLRNFFGMIRRSLRRKPGRPRLFTLPSGSSHD; from the coding sequence ATGCCCGCCGACACACTCGGCCCCGCCTCGCGCGTGCCCCCTGACAGCCCTGCCTTGCGTCGGGTCCAGGCCGGCGATCTCTGTGCCGGCTGCGGGGGCTGCGCCAGCATCGCTCCCGACAAGCTGCGCATGGCCTTGGTGGAGCCTGGCTTCCTGCGCCCGGTTCAATCGGCCCCGCTGAGCCCGGTCGAAGAGGACACGATCGCCGCGATCTGCCCGGGTCTCGGCCAAAGGGTCGAGGATGCAGGGCGGACACCCTCGGTGCTCTGGGGCCCTTATCTGGAGATGCAGACGGGCTGGGCCACGGATCCGGACTTGCGTTTCGCAGGCTCTTCGGGGGGGGCGCTGTCGATGCTGCTGTGTCATCTTCTGGAGACAGGAGCGGTGGATGGGGTGATCCAGACCGCAGCGGCTCCGCAACTCAGCATTGGCAACGGCACGGTGCTCTCCACCCGGTCCGAAGGCGTTCTGGCAGCAGCCGGGTCCCGCTATGCCCCGTCGGCGCCCCTGGAGGGGCTGCATGCGCGCCTGACCGCCAGTCCAGCTCAGCGTTTCGCCTTCGTTGGCAAGCCCTGCGATGTCGCTGCCCTGCGGGCCCTCCAGGAGCAAGACCCGGGTCTAGCAGCGCGGGTGCCGGTTCTGTTGTCGTTTTTCTGTGCCGGGGTTCCATCCCTGCGGGGGGGCCTGGAGGTGCTTGCGGCCCTTGAAGCGCCCTACCAAGATACGGTTGCGTTCCGCTATCGCGGCAATGGCTGGCCGGGATATGCCACTGCGACCCTCGCGGATGGCACCACCCGGCAGATGAGTTACCATGACAGTTGGGGCAGGATCCTGTCCCGTCATGTCCAGCACCGATGCAAGATCTGTGCCGACGGCACAGGTACCGCGGCAGACCTTGTCTGTGCCGATGCATGGGAAGCAGACGAGAAAGGTTATCCTCTATTCGATGAACAGGAGGGCGTCAGCTTGATTGTGGCCCGTACGGTGAAGGGGCAGCAGATCCTGGCTGCGGCCCAAGCTGCTGGACGTCTTGAGACTGCACCGTTTGATCCCACGATCCTCGCCGCCATTCAGCCGGGTCAGCGGGAACGTCGACGGGCGCTCTTGGCGCGACTAGCGGGCCTGCGGGTTTGCGGGCGCCCGGTTCCCGACTATCGCGGCCTCACCTTGAAGGCGGCGGCCGCCCAGAACCCCTTGGGCCGCAACCTGCGTAACTTTTTCGGAATGATAAGGCGCAGCCTGCGCCGTAAGCCCGGGCGCCCGCGCCTCTTTACATTGCCTTCCGGATCTTCCCATGACTGA
- a CDS encoding polysaccharide pyruvyl transferase family protein — protein MTDDRPVQIALLFHSAVSDNLGVGALTVAEIAILRAAAEQADCRIAITIIDWKDPRPPYVDGPDVTIRQVRSREIADPRRVFALLRKMDMVVDIGAGDSFADIYGSGRLTRLFVWKYLTHLARTPLVVAPQTLGPFTRKRSQVLARDTLARSAIVATRDGMSTQAARALGVTRDILEVSDVALRLPYTPPVPRVPGGPVRVGLNVSGLLMNGGYTGKNMFGLSLDYPALMKGLIAAFQAEGCELHLVPHVITHEQGAVEDDYQVSLDLAAAFDGVQVAPRFTTPSEAKSYIAGMDFFVGARMHACIAAFSAGVPVVPMAYSRKFEGLFGSLGYMRTVDCTVLDEASLAGRILEGFAARVELKTEVSAALVRGRQKLTVYENALADLMRQCRGAT, from the coding sequence ATGACTGACGACCGCCCCGTCCAGATTGCCCTACTGTTCCATTCCGCCGTGTCGGACAATCTCGGGGTCGGCGCGCTCACCGTGGCCGAGATCGCGATCCTGCGCGCCGCTGCCGAACAGGCCGACTGCCGGATCGCCATCACTATCATCGACTGGAAGGATCCGCGCCCGCCCTATGTGGACGGCCCGGATGTCACAATTCGCCAGGTCCGGAGTCGGGAGATCGCCGATCCGCGCAGGGTTTTCGCCCTGCTGAGGAAGATGGACATGGTGGTGGATATCGGGGCTGGGGACAGTTTCGCCGATATCTATGGCAGCGGTCGTCTGACCCGGCTCTTCGTCTGGAAATATCTCACCCACCTGGCTCGGACCCCGCTGGTGGTGGCGCCGCAAACGCTCGGCCCCTTCACCCGCAAGCGCTCGCAGGTCCTGGCCCGGGACACGCTGGCGCGCAGCGCGATCGTGGCCACCCGGGACGGGATGTCAACTCAGGCCGCGCGCGCGCTCGGCGTGACCCGTGACATCCTTGAGGTTTCGGACGTGGCACTGCGCCTGCCCTATACCCCGCCCGTTCCCCGAGTGCCCGGCGGTCCGGTGCGCGTCGGGCTCAACGTTTCGGGCCTGCTGATGAACGGGGGATACACGGGCAAGAACATGTTCGGGCTCTCGCTCGATTACCCGGCGCTGATGAAGGGCCTGATCGCGGCCTTCCAGGCCGAGGGCTGCGAGCTGCACCTAGTGCCCCATGTGATCACTCATGAACAGGGCGCGGTGGAGGACGACTACCAAGTCAGCCTCGACCTCGCGGCCGCGTTCGACGGGGTGCAGGTGGCCCCGCGCTTTACCACGCCCTCGGAGGCCAAGAGTTATATAGCCGGGATGGATTTTTTCGTCGGGGCGCGTATGCATGCCTGCATTGCGGCCTTTTCCGCGGGCGTACCGGTGGTGCCTATGGCCTACAGCCGCAAGTTCGAGGGGCTGTTCGGCAGTCTCGGCTATATGCGCACGGTGGATTGCACGGTTCTGGACGAGGCCAGCCTGGCGGGGCGAATCCTCGAGGGGTTTGCCGCGCGCGTGGAGCTAAAAACCGAGGTCAGCGCCGCCCTGGTCCGCGGCCGGCAGAAATTGACTGTCTATGAGAACGCTCTGGCGGACCTGATGCGCCAGTGCCGTGGCGCGACCTGA
- a CDS encoding O-antigen ligase family protein: MSTVELPSRPTAFQAARDARAPVLVTLALVAICIPVQFAAGPLVLSPIRFLLLICTVPLFIRLVTGSYGRILFVDVLIVAHVVWQLVAMLHNNPESAVQFVGSNGLEFLGAYLVARCGIRNRDDFVAFIKLFMLLILLLMPFAMIETQTARPVIPDLFRSLGLQGLTDVRADKRLGLERAQVVFPHPIHYGLFCSTALALVYLGLQDRMPRPKRIMLAFAIIISTVMSVSSGALLPLMIQISLIAWAGITHRTKYRWWLLIAILAPCYLLLEIISDRPAHIALLSHLTFNAHNVYWRTIIFDYGMLNVWANPIFGLGLKDWVRPSFMHSGSMDNFWLLNAVRFGVPGFLTVAGAFAIALFRIMHLRFPTDHPLRQIRLAYVVGMISLLLTLCTVHVWGPVYSLVMLFMGSGIWLITADTAAETFDETSATEPARPQSRYTRFATQTVPKTSRANAGTRKAAAVRSRHGTGASGPPERSHRQSISAGRGPGRR; encoded by the coding sequence ATGAGTACGGTTGAGCTGCCCTCCAGACCCACTGCCTTCCAGGCGGCCCGGGATGCCCGTGCGCCCGTGCTCGTCACGCTGGCCCTGGTCGCGATCTGCATTCCGGTCCAGTTCGCGGCAGGGCCTTTGGTGCTCAGTCCGATACGGTTTTTACTGCTGATCTGTACCGTACCACTCTTCATCCGTCTGGTGACGGGCAGTTATGGCAGGATCTTGTTTGTGGATGTCTTGATAGTGGCCCATGTGGTCTGGCAGCTAGTCGCAATGCTACACAATAACCCGGAGAGCGCTGTGCAGTTCGTCGGCTCAAACGGGTTGGAGTTTTTGGGAGCCTACCTGGTGGCACGCTGTGGCATCAGGAATCGGGATGACTTCGTCGCTTTTATCAAGTTGTTCATGTTACTGATCCTGTTGCTGATGCCGTTTGCAATGATCGAAACCCAGACCGCGCGCCCTGTAATCCCGGACTTATTCAGAAGCCTTGGATTGCAAGGGCTCACAGATGTTCGGGCGGACAAGCGCCTGGGACTCGAACGCGCACAGGTGGTGTTCCCTCACCCGATTCATTACGGCCTGTTCTGCTCCACAGCTCTCGCGCTAGTCTATCTGGGGCTTCAGGATCGCATGCCACGACCCAAAAGAATTATGCTGGCATTCGCGATCATAATCAGCACCGTCATGTCGGTCTCGAGCGGCGCACTTCTTCCGCTCATGATCCAGATCAGCCTGATCGCCTGGGCTGGGATCACCCACAGAACCAAGTATCGCTGGTGGCTCTTGATCGCGATTTTGGCGCCCTGCTACCTTTTGTTGGAAATAATTTCTGACCGGCCCGCACATATCGCCCTTCTCTCACATCTCACCTTCAATGCGCATAATGTCTACTGGCGTACGATCATCTTCGATTATGGCATGCTGAATGTCTGGGCTAACCCGATCTTCGGGCTGGGCCTGAAGGACTGGGTGCGCCCGTCCTTCATGCATTCGGGCTCAATGGACAATTTCTGGCTCCTGAACGCGGTCCGCTTCGGGGTTCCAGGCTTTCTGACGGTCGCGGGTGCGTTCGCCATTGCTCTTTTCCGTATCATGCACCTTCGCTTTCCGACGGACCACCCTTTGCGGCAGATACGCCTGGCTTACGTAGTCGGCATGATCAGCCTGCTTCTAACCCTATGCACGGTGCATGTCTGGGGACCAGTCTATTCACTGGTTATGCTATTCATGGGTAGCGGGATCTGGCTGATTACTGCCGACACGGCGGCCGAAACCTTCGATGAGACATCTGCAACCGAACCTGCCCGGCCCCAAAGCCGTTATACTCGCTTCGCAACACAAACGGTTCCGAAAACCTCAAGGGCAAACGCCGGAACTCGTAAGGCGGCGGCTGTCAGGTCGCGCCACGGCACTGGCGCATCAGGTCCGCCAGAGCGTTCTCATAGACAGTCAATTTCTGCCGGCCGCGGACCAGGGCGGCGCTGA
- a CDS encoding NodZ family protein, whose product MTNPDAPTAGADSSGKVLLIKAKGGLGNRMLSAVTGLIYADLAGRRPVIDWRDGVYAPRGENAYPLLFQSPDMPDPALFDDRTDGVTPAIWAGRLDEFPVTMVDGDHSGPLVYRKSCVDLSRLDHDAALAVFWSYVSKLPRLRGHMARDPRFRGRSARDIMADYLTRYFSPNPRVEAAVAAALGPLARPVIGAHLRYTDMAGPLEAVKQSLAALRTQMPEAPIFLATDSARAQDDIRATFGDVHITEKYLPKDGRHLHGAQADGIDPVLEAENAMIDMWALARCDHLVYSKNSTFSGTSAIIGGLSGDRLVNVDRFNPKIVIKRFLQDYL is encoded by the coding sequence ATGACTAACCCCGACGCACCCACCGCCGGGGCGGACAGCTCCGGCAAGGTGCTGCTGATCAAGGCCAAAGGCGGCCTGGGCAACCGGATGCTCTCGGCAGTCACCGGGCTGATCTATGCGGATCTCGCCGGGCGGCGCCCGGTGATCGACTGGCGCGACGGGGTCTATGCGCCCCGGGGGGAGAATGCTTATCCACTGCTGTTCCAGAGCCCGGACATGCCCGACCCGGCGCTTTTCGACGACCGCACGGATGGAGTGACACCGGCGATCTGGGCGGGGCGGCTTGACGAGTTTCCCGTCACCATGGTGGATGGGGACCATAGCGGCCCCCTGGTTTACCGAAAATCCTGCGTGGACCTGTCGCGGCTCGACCACGATGCGGCGCTCGCGGTGTTCTGGTCCTACGTGTCCAAGCTGCCCCGCCTGAGAGGTCACATGGCGCGCGACCCGCGGTTCCGCGGGCGCAGCGCCCGGGACATCATGGCCGACTACCTGACCCGCTATTTCAGCCCAAACCCCCGGGTCGAAGCGGCCGTGGCCGCCGCTCTCGGCCCCCTGGCCCGCCCGGTGATCGGCGCGCATCTGCGCTACACCGACATGGCCGGGCCCCTGGAGGCCGTGAAGCAGAGCCTCGCGGCCCTGCGCACTCAGATGCCGGAGGCCCCGATCTTCCTGGCCACCGACAGCGCCCGGGCCCAGGATGATATCCGCGCAACCTTCGGGGATGTGCATATCACCGAGAAGTACCTGCCCAAGGACGGCCGACACCTGCACGGCGCGCAGGCAGACGGCATCGACCCGGTCCTGGAAGCGGAGAACGCGATGATCGACATGTGGGCGCTGGCCCGCTGCGATCACCTTGTCTATTCAAAGAACTCGACCTTTTCCGGGACCTCCGCGATCATCGGTGGGCTGTCCGGGGACCGTCTGGTCAATGTAGATCGTTTCAACCCCAAGATCGTGATAAAACGATTCCTGCAGGATTATCTCTGA
- the gmd gene encoding GDP-mannose 4,6-dehydratase: MLKRALITGVTGQDGAYLSELLLAKGYDVHGIKRRSSSFNSARIDHLYQDPHEADRRFTMHYGDMTDSTNLIRVVQEVQPDEIYNLAAQSHVQVSFDTPEYTANADAVGTLRLLEALRILGMEKTTRFYQASTSELYGLVQEVPQSETTPFYPRSPYAAAKLYAYWITVNYREAYGIHASNGILFNHESPLRGETFVTRKITRAVAAIHLGRQDRFYLGNLDAKRDWGHARDYVEGMWRIVQQDKAEDYVLATGETHTVRSFVDAAFAEIGVTLEWRGAGVDEKGYDTADGTLRVEVDPRYFRPTEVDLLIGDPSKAHRELGWRHTTTLAEMVSEMVASDIKVIAEEGERRERHD, encoded by the coding sequence ATTTTGAAACGGGCATTGATCACAGGCGTGACCGGGCAGGACGGGGCCTATCTGTCAGAACTTCTTCTGGCCAAGGGCTATGACGTGCACGGGATCAAGCGACGCTCGTCGTCGTTCAATTCCGCGCGGATCGACCATCTTTATCAGGATCCCCACGAGGCGGACCGCCGCTTCACCATGCATTACGGCGACATGACTGACAGCACGAACCTGATCAGGGTCGTGCAGGAGGTGCAACCGGACGAGATCTACAACCTCGCGGCCCAGTCCCATGTGCAGGTCAGCTTCGACACCCCCGAATACACCGCCAACGCGGACGCGGTGGGCACTCTGCGCCTGCTGGAAGCCCTCCGCATCCTGGGGATGGAGAAGACCACCCGGTTCTACCAAGCCTCCACCTCGGAATTGTACGGCCTGGTCCAGGAAGTCCCCCAGAGCGAAACCACCCCCTTCTATCCGCGATCTCCCTATGCGGCGGCCAAGCTCTATGCCTACTGGATCACGGTGAACTACCGCGAAGCCTACGGCATCCACGCCTCCAACGGGATCCTGTTCAACCATGAAAGCCCCCTGCGCGGGGAGACCTTCGTGACCCGCAAGATCACCCGGGCGGTGGCGGCGATCCACCTGGGTCGGCAGGATCGGTTCTATCTGGGCAATCTCGACGCCAAGCGCGACTGGGGCCATGCCCGTGACTACGTGGAAGGAATGTGGCGCATCGTGCAGCAGGACAAGGCGGAGGATTACGTGCTGGCCACGGGCGAGACCCATACGGTGCGCTCCTTCGTGGACGCCGCTTTCGCAGAGATCGGCGTGACCCTGGAGTGGCGCGGCGCGGGCGTGGACGAGAAAGGCTACGACACCGCCGACGGCACCCTGCGGGTCGAGGTCGATCCGCGCTATTTCCGCCCCACAGAGGTGGATCTGCTGATCGGGGATCCCTCCAAGGCCCATCGGGAACTGGGCTGGCGGCATACGACCACCCTGGCGGAGATGGTCTCGGAAATGGTGGCCAGCGACATCAAGGTGATCGCCGAGGAAGGTGAGCGCCGTGAGCGCCATGACTAA